A genomic region of Persephonella marina EX-H1 contains the following coding sequences:
- a CDS encoding response regulator, translating into MSLIYVVEDDEDINELLVYNLKKEGFSVRSFLNSKEAYRNIKSDYPDLIVLDIMLPDMDGLEFCKLLKSDKDTEEIPIIMLTAKSTEIDKIVGLELGADDYVTKPFSIRELIARIKAVLKRSKRSFKKDKIIRIKDLEIDPLKIEVRIDGKNIDLTAKEFKLLLLLINAEGKVLTRDQILSSVWENDLDVFDRTIDVHIKKLRDKLGIYGRCIKTVRGAGYKWECEGD; encoded by the coding sequence ATGAGTCTTATTTATGTTGTTGAAGATGACGAGGATATCAACGAACTTCTCGTTTACAATCTGAAAAAGGAAGGTTTCAGTGTAAGATCATTTCTGAACAGTAAAGAGGCATACAGAAATATAAAATCAGACTACCCAGATCTTATAGTCCTTGATATTATGCTTCCTGATATGGATGGTCTTGAGTTCTGCAAACTCCTTAAATCGGATAAAGATACAGAAGAGATCCCTATAATAATGTTAACAGCAAAAAGTACAGAGATTGATAAGATAGTTGGACTTGAGCTTGGAGCTGATGATTATGTTACAAAACCTTTCTCAATAAGGGAGCTTATAGCAAGGATAAAAGCTGTCCTGAAAAGATCAAAAAGATCATTTAAAAAAGACAAGATCATAAGGATAAAAGATCTTGAGATAGACCCTCTGAAAATTGAGGTAAGGATAGACGGAAAAAATATAGATCTAACAGCAAAAGAGTTTAAGCTTCTACTTTTACTTATAAATGCAGAAGGAAAGGTTCTTACAAGGGATCAGATACTTTCATCTGTCTGGGAAAATGATCTTGATGTTTTTGACAGAACGATTGATGTTCATATAAAAAAGCTCAGGGACAAGTTAGGAATCTATGGAAGATGTATAAAGACAGTCAGAGGTGCAGGCTATAAATGGGAGTGTGAAGGGGACTAA
- a CDS encoding glutamate-5-semialdehyde dehydrogenase — protein sequence MDIKFYTEKLAREARESQKFLRRVTTDIKNRVLLRTAELLIEKKEIIKEANDKDLEFAQKKGYSKALLDRLTLNEKRINGMVQVLKDVASLPDPVGEIISMWTRPNGLRVGQMRVPLGTVMIIYEARPNVTVEAASLCIKSSNAVILKGGSETINSNRVLVEILRQAARESGFPERAIQFVDTTDREAVNHLLTLDQYIDVVIPRGGEGLIRAVAEKATMPVIKHYKGVCNLYIDDEADMEKALNIAYNAKVERPSVCNAIENLIVHKDIAEKFLPEIAYYYGKAGVEMRCDERALEILRDHPKANDTEIVPAKEDDYYEEFLDLIIAVKVVDSIDQAIDFIHKYGSNHSESIVTENYTKGMRFINEVDSSAVYINASTRFTDGNEFGLGAEMGISTDKIHVRGPMGLKELTIPKFIIFGDGQIRNNVGIPEDEEIKIDTEKCEM from the coding sequence ATGGATATAAAGTTCTATACAGAAAAGCTTGCAAGGGAAGCCAGGGAGTCACAGAAGTTTTTAAGAAGGGTTACAACAGATATTAAAAATAGAGTACTTCTCAGGACAGCAGAGCTTTTGATTGAGAAAAAAGAGATAATAAAGGAGGCGAATGATAAAGATCTTGAGTTTGCACAGAAGAAAGGTTACTCAAAAGCTCTACTTGACAGATTAACACTTAATGAAAAAAGGATAAACGGTATGGTTCAGGTTTTAAAGGATGTTGCATCCCTACCTGATCCTGTAGGTGAGATCATATCAATGTGGACAAGACCTAACGGTCTCAGGGTGGGTCAGATGAGGGTTCCACTTGGGACGGTTATGATTATCTATGAGGCAAGACCTAACGTAACTGTTGAGGCTGCCTCTTTATGTATAAAATCCTCAAATGCTGTAATACTTAAAGGTGGAAGTGAGACCATAAACTCAAACAGGGTACTTGTTGAGATACTGAGACAGGCGGCAAGGGAGTCAGGATTTCCAGAGAGAGCTATACAGTTTGTTGATACTACAGATAGGGAGGCTGTGAACCATCTTTTAACACTTGATCAGTATATAGATGTTGTTATTCCAAGGGGTGGAGAAGGACTTATAAGAGCTGTTGCAGAAAAGGCAACAATGCCTGTTATAAAACATTATAAAGGTGTTTGTAACCTTTATATTGATGATGAGGCTGATATGGAAAAGGCTTTAAATATAGCCTACAATGCAAAGGTTGAGAGACCTTCTGTATGTAATGCTATAGAGAATCTTATCGTCCATAAAGATATAGCTGAAAAGTTCTTACCTGAGATAGCCTATTACTACGGTAAAGCAGGTGTTGAGATGAGATGTGATGAGAGAGCTCTTGAAATACTGAGGGATCATCCGAAGGCTAACGATACAGAGATAGTTCCAGCTAAGGAAGATGATTACTACGAGGAGTTCCTTGATCTGATTATTGCCGTTAAAGTTGTTGACAGTATAGATCAGGCTATAGATTTTATTCATAAATACGGCTCTAACCATTCGGAATCTATCGTTACTGAGAACTACACTAAAGGTATGAGATTTATTAATGAGGTTGACAGCTCTGCAGTTTATATTAATGCTTCAACAAGATTTACAGATGGAAATGAGTTTGGGCTTGGGGCTGAGATGGGAATATCAACGGATAAGATCCATGTTAGAGGACCTATGGGGTTAAAGGAGCTTACAATACCTAAGTTTATAATATTTGGAGATGGACAGATAAGGAACAATGTTGGTATTCCTGAAGATGAGGAGATAAAGATAGATACAGAAAAATGTGAGATGTAG
- a CDS encoding Crp/Fnr family transcriptional regulator: MEGRLERALRSSSLFKGFGGDFFRHIIPYMKIYQYQKGKEIVYQGEESSDLFIILEGRIKASIFDDEGNELVIDIFGEGDFVGELSLIDGKPRSASLIAETDVVVAVLERKYFIEILKKYPELCLKLAENLVYRLRKADKFLESLAFLDVKERIINLFIESAVENDERVYKVPKMSHREIAKRIGASRESVTKALKRFSELGILSEDNNMYILNLEEKNWRIL; the protein is encoded by the coding sequence ATGGAAGGAAGACTTGAAAGGGCTCTTAGAAGCTCATCACTTTTTAAAGGATTTGGAGGGGATTTTTTCAGACATATTATCCCTTATATGAAGATCTACCAGTACCAGAAGGGTAAAGAGATAGTCTATCAGGGGGAGGAAAGCTCAGACCTTTTTATTATCCTTGAAGGGAGAATAAAGGCCTCAATATTTGACGATGAGGGAAATGAGCTTGTTATAGATATATTCGGCGAAGGAGATTTTGTTGGAGAACTGAGTCTTATAGATGGAAAGCCGAGAAGTGCATCACTGATAGCAGAAACGGATGTTGTTGTTGCTGTTCTTGAGAGGAAGTATTTTATAGAGATACTTAAAAAGTATCCTGAACTCTGTCTAAAACTTGCGGAAAATCTCGTTTACAGACTTAGAAAGGCTGACAAGTTCTTAGAGAGTCTCGCATTTTTAGATGTTAAGGAGAGGATAATTAATCTTTTTATAGAAAGTGCTGTTGAAAATGATGAGAGAGTTTATAAAGTACCAAAAATGTCCCACAGGGAGATAGCAAAAAGGATAGGTGCTTCAAGGGAGTCTGTAACGAAAGCATTAAAGAGGTTTTCAGAGCTTGGGATACTTTCTGAAGACAACAATATGTATATATTAAATTTAGAAGAGAAAAACTGGAGAATTTTATAA
- the panB gene encoding 3-methyl-2-oxobutanoate hydroxymethyltransferase: MKTIHDFLRAKEEGKKITMISTYDYWSARLCEKAEIDCILVGDSVGMVVNGLDTTLPVTVDEMIYHAKAVRRGAPDTFIVVDMPFLSYQVKKEDAVYNAGRIMKETGCNAVKIEGGEEVAEVIQKLVSVGIPVMGHLGLTPQSVHALGGYKVQGKTEEEQKRILRDAKILEQAGVFAVVLEAVPSKLAKEITEFLEVPTIGIGAGKETDGQVLVFHDMLGFFDRSPKFVKRYMEGGRLIKEALKNFKKEVQEGIFPGKEHTYD, from the coding sequence ATGAAAACGATTCATGATTTTTTAAGGGCTAAAGAAGAGGGAAAGAAGATAACGATGATCTCAACCTATGACTACTGGTCTGCAAGGCTCTGTGAGAAGGCTGAGATAGACTGTATACTTGTTGGTGATTCCGTAGGAATGGTTGTAAACGGTCTTGATACGACACTTCCTGTCACCGTTGATGAGATGATATACCATGCTAAAGCTGTAAGAAGAGGGGCACCTGACACATTTATAGTTGTTGATATGCCATTTTTGAGCTATCAGGTGAAAAAGGAGGATGCTGTTTACAACGCAGGAAGGATAATGAAGGAGACAGGATGTAACGCTGTTAAGATAGAAGGTGGTGAAGAGGTTGCTGAGGTTATACAGAAACTTGTTTCTGTTGGTATTCCTGTGATGGGTCATCTTGGACTTACACCACAGTCTGTTCATGCACTTGGAGGTTATAAAGTTCAGGGGAAGACTGAGGAGGAGCAGAAAAGAATTTTGAGGGATGCGAAGATACTTGAACAGGCAGGTGTTTTTGCCGTCGTTCTTGAGGCTGTTCCATCAAAGCTTGCGAAGGAGATAACAGAGTTTTTAGAGGTTCCAACAATAGGGATAGGTGCAGGGAAAGAAACTGACGGTCAGGTTCTTGTTTTCCACGATATGCTCGGATTTTTTGATAGATCTCCAAAGTTTGTTAAAAGGTATATGGAAGGTGGAAGGCTTATTAAGGAAGCTCTGAAAAACTTTAAAAAAGAGGTTCAGGAGGGTATATTCCCTGGAAAAGAACACACCTATGACTGA
- a CDS encoding L-threonylcarbamoyladenylate synthase produces the protein MTDIKVSKNIEEAAEYLKKGRIVIAPTDTLYGILADALNKDAVEKVYRLKGRTPTKPVIVLIPQLEFLDLFCVKPSEREKKLLIHRGITVVIDLQDDCKERFFYLHRGKGSLGFRIPDSDQLIKVMERIERPLIAPSANPEGKKPAEDIDQAVSYFGSKVDLYIDGGTVKGKEPSTVVKIDNGITVIREGSIKKDEIKRLLEG, from the coding sequence ATGACTGATATAAAAGTATCTAAAAATATAGAAGAAGCTGCTGAATATCTGAAAAAAGGGAGGATCGTAATAGCTCCCACAGACACACTTTACGGTATACTTGCAGATGCACTGAATAAAGATGCTGTTGAAAAGGTTTACAGACTTAAGGGGAGAACTCCCACAAAGCCTGTTATCGTTCTGATACCCCAGCTTGAGTTTCTTGATCTTTTCTGTGTAAAGCCTTCAGAGAGAGAAAAAAAACTGCTCATTCACAGAGGTATAACCGTTGTTATAGATCTTCAAGATGATTGTAAAGAAAGGTTCTTCTATCTTCACAGAGGTAAAGGATCGTTAGGTTTCAGGATTCCTGATAGTGATCAGCTTATAAAAGTTATGGAGAGGATAGAAAGACCTCTGATAGCTCCTTCAGCTAACCCGGAAGGTAAGAAACCAGCTGAGGATATAGATCAGGCTGTCTCGTATTTTGGAAGTAAGGTTGATCTTTATATTGATGGTGGGACTGTTAAGGGAAAAGAGCCTTCAACAGTTGTGAAGATTGATAATGGTATCACTGTGATCAGAGAAGGAAGTATAAAGAAAGATGAGATAAAAAGATTACTTGAAGGATGA
- a CDS encoding malic enzyme-like NAD(P)-binding protein: MKIKKEEALFYHNGDSPGKLEIKPKKPFKTQRDLSLAYTPGVAFPCLEIKEDPIRSYDYTIRSNLVGVVTNGTAVLGLGDIGSLASKPVMEGKALLFKRFAGIDVFDIEIDEKDPDKFCEVVKKISPTFGAINLEDIKAPECFYIEKKLKEELDIPVMHDDQHGTAIVSAAALLNAIEITGKDISQIRLVINGAGAAAIACGRLYRKLGVKNIIMLDSKGVISKKRDDLPEHKKEFATDENIRSLKEAMYGADVFIGLSKGNILSKNMVLSMNEEPIIFALANPTPEIFPEDVYSVRDDAIVATGRSDYPNQINNVIAFPFIFRGALDTRAESINDQMILSAIRGIAELAKKEVPEEIKEIYESDLRFGRDYIIPKPFDHRLLIEVPVKVAEASLKLGVARVKDFDLERYREDLKKLSYELLSSFK; the protein is encoded by the coding sequence ATGAAAATAAAGAAAGAAGAAGCACTTTTTTATCACAACGGTGACTCTCCTGGAAAACTGGAGATAAAACCAAAAAAACCTTTCAAAACACAGAGAGATCTTTCCCTCGCATACACACCAGGCGTTGCCTTTCCATGTCTTGAGATAAAGGAAGATCCTATCAGATCGTACGACTACACAATAAGATCAAACCTTGTTGGTGTTGTAACAAATGGGACAGCTGTCCTGGGTCTTGGTGATATAGGAAGCCTGGCAAGTAAACCTGTTATGGAAGGAAAGGCTTTATTATTCAAAAGGTTTGCAGGTATTGATGTTTTTGATATAGAGATAGACGAGAAAGATCCTGATAAGTTCTGTGAGGTGGTAAAAAAGATATCCCCAACTTTTGGAGCTATAAATCTTGAGGATATAAAAGCTCCTGAATGTTTTTATATTGAGAAAAAGCTTAAGGAAGAGCTAGATATACCTGTTATGCATGATGACCAGCATGGAACTGCAATAGTTTCTGCAGCAGCGTTACTTAACGCTATAGAGATAACAGGAAAGGATATATCCCAGATAAGACTTGTTATAAACGGTGCTGGAGCTGCAGCGATAGCATGTGGAAGACTTTACAGAAAGTTAGGCGTTAAGAATATCATAATGCTTGACAGTAAAGGTGTTATCTCAAAGAAAAGGGATGATCTTCCAGAGCATAAAAAAGAGTTTGCAACAGATGAGAATATAAGATCTTTAAAGGAAGCTATGTACGGAGCTGACGTTTTTATAGGACTGTCAAAGGGGAATATACTATCAAAAAATATGGTTCTGTCTATGAATGAAGAGCCTATAATATTCGCCCTTGCAAACCCGACACCTGAGATATTCCCTGAAGATGTTTACTCTGTAAGGGATGATGCGATTGTTGCCACAGGGAGAAGTGATTACCCAAACCAGATAAACAATGTTATAGCCTTTCCGTTTATATTCAGAGGTGCCCTTGACACAAGAGCGGAAAGTATAAACGATCAGATGATACTTTCAGCGATAAGAGGAATAGCAGAACTTGCTAAAAAGGAAGTACCTGAAGAGATAAAAGAGATATACGAATCCGATCTTAGATTTGGAAGGGATTATATAATACCAAAGCCTTTTGACCACAGACTTCTTATTGAGGTACCGGTAAAAGTGGCTGAAGCTTCATTAAAATTAGGTGTCGCAAGAGTAAAAGATTTTGACCTTGAAAGATACAGAGAGGATCTAAAAAAGCTTTCCTATGAGCTTTTATCATCCTTCAAGTAA
- the speD gene encoding adenosylmethionine decarboxylase, which translates to MIGFGPHLMVDGYDANYEVLASVEAVTNFLDELPKEIGMTKIMPPYVFKYDGGDKPEDWGVSGFVIIAESHISVHTFPEKGYFSIDIFSCKDFDVDRAIEIIKEYFGTERLEIKQTERGSEFPRDIRIATSITNAQRNRLI; encoded by the coding sequence TTGATAGGATTTGGACCTCACCTCATGGTTGACGGTTACGATGCAAATTATGAAGTTCTTGCAAGTGTTGAGGCAGTAACAAACTTCCTTGATGAACTTCCTAAAGAGATAGGAATGACAAAGATAATGCCTCCTTACGTTTTTAAGTATGACGGCGGAGACAAGCCTGAGGACTGGGGCGTATCAGGATTTGTTATAATCGCTGAAAGTCATATAAGTGTTCACACATTCCCAGAAAAAGGATACTTTTCAATAGATATATTCTCATGTAAAGATTTTGATGTTGATAGAGCTATAGAGATTATAAAAGAGTACTTCGGAACGGAAAGACTTGAGATAAAACAGACTGAAAGAGGTTCAGAATTTCCAAGGGATATAAGAATAGCAACATCTATAACAAACGCTCAGAGAAACAGACTTATATAG
- the metE gene encoding 5-methyltetrahydropteroyltriglutamate--homocysteine S-methyltransferase, translating into MGIKTTAFGFPKIGKNRELKKYVEGYWKGEINKDEMYRGLEKVNEERFEFLKKGDLDLVPSNDFSVYDFILDISTMIDIIPDRFRNIQDDTDRYFAMARGSESAIACEMTKWFDTNYHYIVPELTGNFRLIKNRPLDSYRWAKERGIETKPVIVGPFTYVYLGKVYERQEGSLLMNMIRSYDSEKFRPMVLSLAKVYNEILKELQSEGVKAVQLDEPALVLDITDQDVDTLLEAYRILTDGIDKTEIHLHTYYESLDNFEKIVFSLPVTGIGLDFVVNDENLENLKRYGFPDDKKLIAGVISGRDPWKTDYRKVLDQLETIGRHVSEDRLIISNGSPLFHLPVTIESEKGFLDENLLKMLSFASERIDELRILKEIINEGKEVPDQNIEEIRSIFINEDVKRSVKEIESIEIRRKDDFRERYRSQMELLGLPKFPTTTIGSFPQTKEVRQVRAKFRRGEITEAEYESFIKDQIKKAVEIQEEIGLDVFVHGEFERTDMVEFFGEKMEGFAFTKNGWVQSYGTRCVRPPIIYGDVSRPESMTVKEIVYAQSLTNKPVKGMLTGPVTILNWSFYRKDIPKKEIAFQIALALKEEVLDLEKAGIKIIQIDEPAFREGLPLKKRKQEDYLRWAVKAFRLTNHTVKKTTQIHTHMCYSEFNEIIEWIYQMDADVISIEASRSKGEIIQAFEDFNYDHGIGIGLYDIHSPRIPSVEEMLEIAERTVKVTDKNLIWINPDCGLKTRDWKETIPALKNMVKVAQILRDKYGKELEL; encoded by the coding sequence ATGGGTATAAAAACTACAGCTTTTGGATTCCCGAAGATAGGAAAAAACAGGGAGCTGAAAAAGTATGTTGAAGGATACTGGAAAGGGGAGATAAATAAGGATGAGATGTACAGAGGTCTTGAAAAGGTTAATGAGGAAAGGTTTGAGTTTCTGAAAAAAGGTGATCTTGATCTTGTACCTTCAAATGATTTCTCTGTTTATGATTTTATACTTGATATATCAACAATGATTGATATTATCCCGGATAGATTCAGGAATATACAGGATGATACAGACAGGTACTTTGCAATGGCAAGAGGCTCTGAGAGTGCGATCGCCTGTGAGATGACAAAATGGTTTGATACAAACTACCATTACATAGTTCCAGAACTGACAGGTAATTTCAGACTTATAAAAAACAGACCTTTAGACTCTTACAGATGGGCAAAAGAGAGAGGCATTGAGACAAAACCGGTTATTGTTGGACCTTTCACGTATGTATACCTTGGAAAGGTCTATGAGAGACAGGAAGGATCACTTTTAATGAATATGATCAGATCATACGATTCTGAGAAGTTCAGACCTATGGTTCTCTCACTGGCAAAAGTTTACAATGAGATACTTAAAGAACTCCAGTCTGAAGGCGTTAAAGCTGTCCAGTTAGATGAGCCTGCCCTTGTTCTTGATATAACTGATCAGGATGTAGATACACTTTTAGAGGCGTACAGGATACTTACAGATGGGATAGATAAAACGGAGATACATCTTCACACATACTACGAGAGTTTAGATAACTTTGAAAAGATCGTTTTCTCACTTCCTGTAACAGGAATAGGTCTTGACTTTGTTGTTAATGATGAAAATCTTGAGAATCTGAAAAGATACGGATTTCCTGACGATAAAAAACTTATAGCTGGGGTTATATCAGGAAGAGATCCGTGGAAAACGGACTACAGGAAGGTTTTGGATCAGCTGGAAACAATAGGAAGACACGTTTCTGAAGACAGGCTCATAATATCAAACGGATCACCTCTATTCCATCTTCCTGTTACAATAGAGTCAGAAAAAGGATTCCTTGATGAGAATCTGTTAAAGATGCTCTCATTTGCATCAGAAAGGATAGATGAGCTCAGGATACTGAAAGAGATAATAAATGAAGGTAAGGAAGTTCCAGATCAGAATATAGAAGAGATAAGAAGTATATTCATAAATGAGGATGTGAAAAGATCTGTTAAGGAGATTGAAAGTATTGAGATCAGAAGAAAGGATGATTTCAGAGAGAGATACAGATCACAGATGGAGCTTTTAGGACTGCCCAAGTTTCCTACAACAACGATAGGAAGTTTTCCTCAGACAAAGGAGGTCAGACAGGTAAGGGCAAAGTTCAGAAGAGGAGAGATAACAGAGGCTGAGTATGAATCATTCATAAAAGATCAGATAAAAAAGGCTGTTGAGATACAGGAAGAGATAGGTCTTGATGTTTTTGTTCATGGTGAGTTTGAGAGAACTGATATGGTTGAGTTCTTTGGTGAAAAGATGGAAGGTTTTGCGTTCACGAAAAACGGCTGGGTTCAGTCTTACGGAACAAGATGTGTGAGACCACCTATAATATACGGTGATGTATCAAGACCTGAATCCATGACAGTTAAGGAGATAGTATACGCTCAAAGTCTCACAAACAAGCCCGTAAAAGGAATGTTAACTGGTCCTGTAACTATTCTTAACTGGTCATTTTATAGAAAGGACATACCTAAAAAGGAGATAGCATTCCAGATAGCCCTCGCACTAAAAGAGGAGGTTCTTGATCTTGAAAAGGCTGGTATAAAGATTATACAGATTGATGAACCGGCATTTAGAGAAGGACTGCCTTTAAAGAAGAGAAAACAGGAAGACTATCTGAGATGGGCTGTAAAGGCTTTCAGACTGACAAATCACACAGTTAAGAAAACAACACAGATACATACACATATGTGCTACTCAGAGTTTAATGAGATAATAGAATGGATATACCAGATGGATGCTGATGTTATATCAATAGAGGCTTCAAGATCAAAAGGTGAGATAATTCAGGCTTTTGAGGATTTTAATTACGACCACGGAATTGGTATAGGACTTTACGATATACACTCTCCAAGGATACCTTCAGTTGAGGAGATGCTTGAGATAGCTGAGAGAACTGTAAAGGTTACAGACAAAAATCTCATATGGATAAACCCTGACTGTGGTCTAAAAACGAGAGACTGGAAGGAGACCATTCCTGCGTTAAAGAATATGGTTAAGGTTGCACAGATCCTGAGGGATAAATACGGAAAGGAGCTTGAGTTGTGA
- a CDS encoding Fur family transcriptional regulator: MGEKLSIPKGYRQTKQRKAILDILEKAEFPIHAEDIFLRLKEGGIDISLSTIYRNLEMLTKEGLVVKSYMMNEDKARFALPDKKNYLVCEKCGKIVIIDNCPFDKFKEELIEVHGFDITGHSIEVYGICPECQKKSE; this comes from the coding sequence ATGGGAGAGAAACTTTCAATTCCAAAAGGATACAGACAGACAAAACAGAGAAAAGCTATCCTTGATATTCTTGAAAAGGCTGAGTTTCCAATACATGCTGAGGATATATTCTTAAGGCTTAAAGAAGGTGGGATTGATATAAGCCTGTCAACTATATACAGAAATCTTGAGATGCTCACAAAGGAAGGTCTTGTTGTTAAGTCCTATATGATGAATGAGGATAAGGCTAGGTTCGCCCTTCCTGACAAGAAAAACTACCTCGTTTGTGAGAAATGTGGAAAGATAGTGATAATTGACAACTGTCCATTTGATAAGTTTAAAGAGGAGCTTATTGAGGTTCACGGATTTGATATTACAGGACACAGTATAGAGGTTTACGGTATATGCCCTGAGTGTCAGAAAAAATCAGAATGA
- a CDS encoding TonB-dependent receptor plug domain-containing protein — translation MRKLLSAAVMTAGIISLSEGYELENISIYSAYGSYTDIKQITSPSEIITGKEIEEKKPFDLKELIKNRSGISFSSNGGFGQTTSIYLWGNKTENTVFMIDGIRINDPTTIGGNPFYELFLMDDIQQIEIVKGVQSGVWGADAVGGVINIVSKKPEKGFHIKTYGLYGSYITRKYGTTISYGSDRIDLLLGIHHLRTSGFSAAEPSKKSPDYGKRWDELGWERDPFRNDTLNLKTSFYITDKDRFEFVFKNIDAVVHYDAASGIDAKDYDDPFGFGISEYFNHISQRFHRISYRKDLKKHSIEVSAAKSEFKRTQYGGYEGEYRDYTFKDRYSFRKGFIIYGITRQDFINSKSAGFDLNKRYHSYGYFITSVYRSGNTTYTGSFRYDSYSAFKDKGTYKIGFKHRLSKRYFISGNYGTAYKVPTIFQLYGFAGNPDLNPENTKQYDISFGSKHITLTYFRYSIKDLIDYDFTTYKYKNIKGRSKIKGFEAKYSRFIKRFKTFISVNYTYLDPKDPDGNRLLRRPQNRVGFELSFYPSRNLDIGFYGEYVGKRKDTGGVNTGYYTVVDCFLNYRINRNITVYGKVVNLTDKYYQTVDGYATAERSLYAGIELRW, via the coding sequence ATGAGGAAGCTATTATCTGCAGCAGTTATGACAGCAGGGATAATCAGTTTATCAGAAGGATATGAACTGGAAAATATCTCCATCTACTCAGCTTATGGATCTTACACAGATATAAAGCAGATCACCTCCCCTTCAGAGATAATAACAGGAAAGGAGATAGAGGAGAAAAAGCCTTTTGATCTTAAAGAGCTTATAAAGAACAGATCGGGGATAAGTTTCAGTTCAAACGGTGGATTCGGTCAGACTACCTCAATCTATCTGTGGGGAAATAAAACGGAAAACACAGTCTTCATGATAGATGGTATAAGGATAAATGATCCTACAACTATAGGAGGAAACCCTTTTTACGAGCTTTTTCTAATGGATGATATCCAGCAGATAGAGATCGTAAAAGGTGTCCAGTCAGGTGTCTGGGGTGCCGATGCTGTCGGTGGTGTGATAAATATAGTGAGTAAAAAACCTGAGAAAGGTTTCCATATAAAAACTTACGGTCTTTACGGAAGTTATATAACGAGAAAGTATGGAACAACGATCTCTTACGGGTCTGACAGGATTGATCTTTTACTTGGTATTCACCACCTCAGAACATCAGGATTTTCAGCTGCTGAACCATCAAAGAAAAGCCCGGACTACGGCAAAAGATGGGACGAGCTGGGCTGGGAGAGGGATCCTTTCAGAAATGACACACTGAATCTTAAAACTTCATTTTATATAACTGATAAAGATAGATTTGAGTTTGTATTTAAGAATATTGATGCTGTTGTTCATTACGATGCAGCCTCAGGTATTGATGCAAAGGATTACGATGATCCTTTTGGATTCGGTATATCCGAGTATTTCAACCATATCTCACAGCGTTTCCACAGGATTTCGTACAGAAAAGATCTAAAAAAACACAGCATTGAGGTATCAGCGGCAAAATCTGAGTTTAAAAGAACCCAGTACGGCGGGTATGAAGGTGAGTACAGGGATTACACATTTAAGGACAGATACTCTTTCAGAAAAGGGTTTATCATCTACGGGATAACAAGGCAGGATTTTATAAACAGTAAAAGTGCAGGTTTTGATCTTAATAAAAGATACCACAGCTACGGCTACTTTATCACATCCGTTTACAGATCTGGAAACACAACCTACACAGGATCTTTTAGATACGACAGCTACTCTGCATTCAAGGATAAAGGAACTTACAAGATAGGCTTTAAACACAGATTATCAAAAAGATATTTTATCTCAGGAAATTACGGGACAGCTTACAAAGTTCCTACGATCTTTCAGCTTTATGGCTTCGCAGGAAATCCAGACCTTAATCCTGAGAACACAAAACAGTATGATATATCATTTGGAAGCAAACATATAACTCTCACTTACTTCAGGTACAGTATAAAAGATCTTATAGATTACGATTTCACCACATATAAATACAAAAACATAAAAGGAAGATCAAAGATAAAAGGCTTTGAGGCAAAATACAGCAGGTTTATAAAAAGATTCAAAACATTCATATCTGTTAACTACACATACCTTGATCCAAAAGATCCAGACGGGAACAGGCTTTTAAGAAGACCTCAGAACAGGGTAGGTTTTGAGCTTTCATTCTATCCATCAAGAAATTTAGATATAGGCTTTTACGGAGAGTATGTAGGAAAAAGAAAAGATACAGGAGGTGTGAACACAGGTTACTACACTGTGGTAGACTGCTTTTTAAACTACAGAATAAACAGAAATATCACAGTTTACGGAAAGGTTGTAAATCTAACGGATAAATACTACCAGACTGTTGATGGGTACGCCACAGCCGAAAGGAGTTTATACGCAGGAATTGAACTGAGATGGTGA